A segment of the Polyodon spathula isolate WHYD16114869_AA chromosome 1, ASM1765450v1, whole genome shotgun sequence genome:
aactaaataaaatgatatttgtgaaaaataaaacgaaaaattataaaaaataacagggCTTTAGGTATAACGCTGTGTTTTTGTATCCCTCCCAACTTTCTCTTCAACCATGTAAGTGACAACGGTTACTGTTAGATAAAACAGCAGGCCCAACTCTGGTCTCAGTTTGAATTGTTTTGCAACCTCTAGTAAGATACACAACATGCAAATCTTGCAAGTCACGGAGCTCATAGAACATTGAAActaatgtgtattttatatttgtattcaaaATTTTTCAGATTTGTTGTGAGCTGGAAGAAGCCCAAAATTCAAGCATGGTGCTGGAGCCCATTGAATGTATGCTGGATCAGATCCAAGTGTATAAGCAAGGAAACCCGTCTGTCGATGTAGAGCAAATCATTTCGCTTATCAAGGAATTTATTGACAGGAGACAACCTTCCATTATTTCCAATAGCAGGACGTCCTCAACTGAAGCTGTAGCTGGCAGTGCACCACTTTCTCAAGGATCCTCCGGAATCACAGACATGTATAGCTCTGATATTGAACCCCAGCCCATGTCTGTGCATTTTATGGAAAATTCCCAAGACTTGAATGAATCTGTGCAAGTTTATGGCGAAGTAAATGCAGATTTAGTAAGTCCAGACAGCGGCTTAGCCACTATTCGAAGCAATCGTTCTTCCAAAGAGAGTTCAGTCTTTCTTAGTGACGACAGCCCTGTTGCAGAAGTAGTAAGTTCTTATCTCAACCCTGTCCATGGTTTCCCCTCCTTTAatcctgtgtgtgaatgtgaaacTACGCAGGAGCAAAAGCCTCTGTCAGTGAGCAAGAATGAGAATTATGATATGTTCAGCTTTGATCCATTACACAACAGCAATGTCCCCTCTGTGACAAGTGATGctgatttttcttttgcaaatgaTTTCTTAATCTTTCAGCCTTTAGACATACAGGCGCAAACACAACTTGATGACAGAGTAACACAAAGTCAATTGGAAAAGGACATGCCCACCCTTTCGGCAGATGGAGAAGCCAGACTGGTTGAATTCTATGACGGATCAGTCCATCAGGTGGCAAATGAAGATAAAATTGCATTGGAAGATCAGTTTTCCACAGAGTATGCCCCAGCAGAACTTATAAGCAACCCTATAGGAGATAACATGGACAGAAAGGTTCCACGAACACCAATGAATAGCCTTGTAGAGTGTTCACCTTTGGATGATGGATTGCCAGCTTTTTTTCCAGAAGATGTCATAGAGAAAATAAGTGAAATGGGTAACAAAGATTATGCTTTAGCAAGTTTTTGTCAACCTAAAATGTGGAATGACTTTGAGGTAGATGCCAAGCAAACAACTTCAGAAACTGAGGGTATATGGAATGCACATGAGCAAAGTCCTGATTTGATAATGGAATATAATCGGACCAGCCAAGTTAAAAGTATGTGCCCTGACCAGCCTGAAAACATTATTAAGGAATATAACTCCTTTCTGCAAGGCGATACAGACATGAAACAAACCGTAATTTCCCCTAACTCAGAAGACGAGTGCCTGTGGCACGGTCCTTTTAGTCAGACTGTACTAAAGAGCACTGATACCCTTGACCAACATGCTGTGGAAtcacacaatactgtacaatatgacAATAAAACCAAAGAAATATTAGATGACATACGTCAAGGCAAAATGTTGACACAGCAGGATGAAAATACATCCCCATTAGATATGTGGGACAATGCTGTActcaataaaaaagaaaggacCCAATTACAAGACAGTTCTGATGAAACAAGATTAAATTTAAGTGGTAAAGGTCTTGAAAATAATGGCCCAGAGGAAATAGGAATAGAAACCTCGACAGCTACTGGATCTGAAATCAGAAATTCTTCCTTAAATGATCTGCTTTGTACTACAAGCAATGCTGACTTGTTCCCATCTATGGAGAATGTTCAGTCAACTGCATTTAGACTAGAAGGTGACAATTGGTTCAATAACCAAAATGTTCATTACCGTCAGGAAAAACAAGATGTGGCGTGTTTTATCATGGATCATAACACTTTAACAGACCAGCCAACATCTGTAAATACCCAAGTTATTACTATATTATATCAAGGGGAGACTGAGTCAGATGTATCGCGGTCTGATTTTAGCCCCCTAACCCCAGACATGAAAAATGTGACAGCTGTTGAGACACATTTGGCTGTGACAGAGAAAAGTAGCAAAGGTGGGCCTGTCATCTCTGAGGAAGACAGAGAGATTTTGTCTAACAATCCTGTTTTGTGCAGTGATGGTGTTTTGGAGTCTAAGCCGTTGTTCAGTGAAGACATTTTCCCAGCAGCTGAAAACACCCAGTCTGGATATTCAGAAGCATGGAATTCACCTGTTGAAAGTCCCGCAACTGTTTTTGAGGATACATTTTCAACAACTGATGTACTAGATATGCAAGAAAGGAAAATGGATGACAATCCTGCATTTCTGGCTTCACAGTACACCAGCATTATTTTGgatgacaaacaaaaacatccaATTGAAGAAAATCTTTATAGCAATAACCCGTTCCCTCAAGAAAGTCATCACGCAGAAACATATAACTGGAACACCAGCCTCTTTTCTTCAGATCTTTGGATCCCAGGCATGCTTGGAGACATCCAGCTTACACCCCccgaagaagaaaaaatatttaaaccgGAAGCACCCGAAACATCCTATGATAAAGCAAATGTGGAACTAATGAAAGAGGGTCAACAAACTCCAGAGATTTCAGAGAAAGGCCTTTTACCTACAAAGGAAGAATCTTGTGAAACAGATATGTGGAGCAGTTTGGTTGAAAAAGACCACCAGAAAATTAGCAACTCTGCTATTCCAGAGAGCATACCAATTTGGAATACAACCATTAGGGATGACACACGGTCTTGTGACACAAGTCCGGGGACCGATGATTCCTCAGAGAGTTCTGAAATGTGGAATGCACtaggtcagagaggctctttggTGAACCCTCTCCAGGTTATGCAGGAGAGCATGGATATGTGGAATACAACCATACAAGAGGATTCACAGCCTTCTGAAACCACTCCTGAAGAAAGAGGAAGCAGTGGGAATCTGGAACTATGGGGCACATCAACGGAAAATCTATTTCAGACCGATGTGGATTATTTTGAAAGCTCTGAAATTGGTCCAGCTGAATCCATCTGCTCAGCCAATGAAGATGGAGATTTCAATGAGGTTAATACTCAGACCTCCACAATATTACATGCAGGATACCCTAATTTGTGTGACGACACAGAAATTAATTCAGGAActcaaaaatcagatgtttggaGTAGAACAGAACCAAACAAcgataaaataaatatgaagtcTAGTGAGCATGATGAAGAAATCAGTTTGCCAGTTTATGCTCAAGTCCCAAGGACAGTGGCTGGGGAACTTTCTGTTTGTGACACACTAATTAGTGAAATAGAATTCGATCATTCAGATACACCAGGACATGGTCATAACACACCACCTTTTGCAGAAGAACCTGAGGGTTTACATGACATGTATAATGTATCCCCAAAATATGATGACCAACCTGATACCAATGTTTGGAATGCAATTAGACCCGATGAGGCCCTGGACCAGCAAACCTGTGAACAAGAAGAAGTCAATGAGGGCCCTTACCAGCTAACTTCTGAAAACCagtatgaaaaatacaaaaatgaggcTCCCCATGTAAATATAGAGGTTTTTGGAGAAACTACAAAACCATTATCCAATGCATCAGTTGTTGTTTCCAgcactgaaaatgtaattgtggaGACAGCTGATATTATCACTGCTGAACTCGGAGGGTCCAGTCAATTGCTATCATTTGAACCAGCCTTGTGGAACAGTTCTTTGGAGACAGTTTCATCAAAAGAAGATAATGAAAATCTCAGTATTAATAGCCAGCGCAGCCAAGAGGTTAGCTTACAGATCTCGCAAAGGATTGACAGTGTATTAGGATCTACCAAAATGCAGGAAGCGCAAGCAAAAAAAACTGCTATGGGTTGTAGTGATAGTATACACGATTATTTAGCATCTCTAGGAACACAAGCAGCTGATTCAGAAATCAGTTCTTTAACATCATTTGAACAGGAAGACAGTGATAAGAAAGTCAACTATAGTGGCATCGATTTGGTTACTCCTCCACCTAGAAAAGACTACTTTTCTCCTGAAGAGGATGATTTGGAAGCAAAGCAAATATCTACCAATGAACCCCATCACACCATGGAAGCATTAGAGGTTTTTTCAGATGCATTTTCATCTGATGCCACTTCACCAGCAGATTTCACTGGTTTTGAAACAACAGAAGATGAAATTACAATCATTCAGGAGTCACCTTACATGGGGGAGAAGGGACCAGAGAAATTTTCTTTTGATGTAGAGGGTGTGAACACCACTCAGAAAATGGACAGTAGCACagaatctcattttaaaaaagaaaacccctGCACCATGGAAGCTTCTGAACAAGAAACAGAAGACAGTAATCCCTTGATCCCAGCAGGTGGAGCAATGGCACCAGCTAAATGTACCTTTGCAACAACAGATGGAGCATCGTTCGGTCAAGTAGAGCAGGTGGTTTTTATGGCTAAGAGTGCAGAAAGTATGTATACCTCAGTACAAAATGTAATGTACCCATCTGATAGCAAAATGGCATATTGTAGTATATCGACTGAAGTCCAGCACATTGATGTTTGGGAGAATCTGTCACCAGAAGAAAATGTGGGAAACTCCGAACTAGCACAAAACATAAATACCCATGAAGAGTATGAAGAACATTTAATTGACTCAAGTGAAAGTGGTAGTAACAGCTTTTTGGAAGTGTGCTACGACCGACAGGACCACCATTTGGTGGTAGACGGTGCATCAAATGCATCTTCAGTATCCTTTACAGAGGTAGGCCATGGCTTATTGGACACTGAGTCCATGGATGGATATAAGACCAGCCCTGAGCTGCTTGAAATGGGGAGCAGTGAGGATGTTGGGGTGAATTCAGACGAAGAATCATTTGGATTGGAAATGGATTATATCATTGTTTCAGGCAGGGAAAGTGCATTGCTTAAAGAGGACATTGCAGAACACAGACAAGAAGATCAGGTTTCTCAAGAAGTCAGCACACAGATGATAACTACAGACCCGCAAGAGTCTGTTTCTACAAGTTCACCAAAAACATTAAAGCAGAGTTTGGCTAATCCAGAGAAGTATAGTTCCCTTGATTTTGACAGTGTTGCTAGGGTCAAAGAATCTCAAGAAGAGCCAAAAGACAGCAAGGAATCTCCAGATGAAAAACAGAATTGGATGTTTGAAGAAAGAAGCAACACTCTGGATAGCTCACCCGAAGAATGCTCGAGCATAACTGACACTGCTGGGTCAGGTTCAGAAATTTCAGCCAAGGAAGTCTGCTCACCATTTAACAGTAATGGTCTAGATAAAGATGAGAGTTTCTTTTTACATTATAGTAATGCACCCTGTGATTCTGCAGGCAAGGAACAGGTTAAAGAAATGGATGTTTTAGATTCGCTGGAGATGAATACCTGTCCTGTACCAGATTATTTTCCAGAGAGTAGAAAGGAGTTAGAAAACAAAGCTGGGTCCAGTTTTGGAAATTCAGTCAAGGAAGCCTCCTTCCGAAGTAGCAGCACTGTTGTAGATGAAGCAGAGAGCTTCTTGTTACATGGTATTGGCACGCCTCATGAATCTACAGGCAAGGAGATGGACCTGCTTGGAGAACAGATTACAGAAACTGTGATAAAAGTGTTCGACTCCTCAGATGTGAAAACCAGTCTTGTACATGCTGatttcacagagaacagaacacaGCTAGAAAACATGCTCCAACTATCTAgtccactaggtggcagtgtaGTCGAACACCCAATGATGAATATAGAGGTGGACTTTCCAGAAGAACATCTTTCAGCTAAGGATGCTTGGTAAGTAACTGAAAACAACTAAAACTATACATGTTTCTGATTTGTTGTCTTGGGCAGTGACTTACTTTGGTGTGGTTAAGTTGTTCCACCTGTGATTTAAATTAAAGGTAAAAAGTGTCAGTGTGAGAAGGGCCAGTGTTACCACTTAAATAACATAAGGCAAAGCATTTAACAGACATAGAAACTGAGCGCAATTCGGGACTGCTGACAAGTATAACcgaaaatgtttatattataattatatatattaaggaTTCAAAACAGTTAAAATCTGACATGTGAGAAGTGTCTATTCCTGTTCGACAGAAACAAGCACAGAGGATTTCTATGTCTCTCTATGCTTATACGCATAAACCTATTTGCAGTTTTGGAATATTTCCTCTGGCATAGGGAAGATTTCACAATGAAACCCTGGGTATTAAATGGTAATGGTCCAGATGAAagggtaaatgtattttttggctCCCTTGCTAAGGGAGTCTGTTATTTGAACTCCAGGGGGAATATACAAGCAGAAGTGTTTATAAAAGTGCATATGCCTCATCAATTATGCTTAAATGCATCATTAGTGCacagtatttaaagtatttaattcagtttttttctttagcttattgtatttttttatttaaaaaataataatgtattgtacTATGTAAACATTCAGTTGACATACATTTAGATTTTTGTCTAATAGTGTGACACTTGGGGACAGGTTAACATTATGTTTAGCATTGGGATTATCGTCAAGGGGTTTGTATTTGTGGTACAACCCAACAAACAACAAATAGTTGCAGGCTGACTGGCTATGTGGTAAAAACAAATATACCTGACAGGTACTGAATAATCACAGTATAGAGGTACAGTATCTGGTTTTTGTGGTGCATTTTCAATAAGAATAAAATAGTTCTGAAAAAAGATTAGATTgagattctgaaaaatatagtgttgcacGTCTCCACTTTTTGCTACAACTGTGTAAATAAcatacttctattttttttttcttttcattgttaacatcctgacagctttttacacttataactttaaagtctttttaaagctattttcaaaatgtctggtcTAGTGCACTGGTAGTGCAAggattgtccacattgtcaaacaggtaacacagcaataacgatccatgatgtggtacggaacagaaaagccagagcacttgttatgttttttggtttttcattaaATTGCTCTTCCTTCAGTGATTTAAAGgacctcaaaccccagtgcatcAGAGCagctattttgaaaagagctttgaaactgacATTAAAGCTGTAAGTATAAAATGTTgtaaggatgttaacaatgaaaagaaaaactgcagGTACTTTAAGCAGTTGTAggaacacgtggggatgtgtaatgctttCAGAACCCCATTACTCTTACTCTGTTAATATATAGTTACCATGCCATCAAATCCCTACACATACCTTTAATGTCTGTTTATCACACACTCTCCCATAACAAAACATTTGCTAGCTAATGTTTAACTTTAATGCCATGTTAAAACAGCATTAAACAGTCTGTTTTCTGGCAGCTATTTAGAGGTCACCCATGAACTTCTGTGCCAGGAGCCCAAGGCAAAGATTTGCTTATCAGCCCCAGAGGGTGTAGAGAAGGACATCAAAGAAGACTTTTCAAGGTCAGTGATTCATTCAGTGACTCATTGTCagtgttaattttatttaaagatgTTTATTCAACTGCTATAAAGCGATTGATCgaaatacaactgtttaaatcattataaTGGGGCCGTTTGAGGTTGTGAAAGTCAAACAAATACAGTGGATTTCAGTCTCACTGCATGTTTCCTTATATGAAAATATTGTATGTAAAACACCAGGGAAGATTCTATGCTAATGATTTAGGTAAGTCTTCCTCAAGAGAAAGAAACACAGACaacagtcaaaatgtttgtcgtTGAGTTAAGAagttattttttagtattactgcatCTACCACTATTGAGTATTTTATAGTTATGGTGATATTTGTATgagacttttttgtttatttttagctttacCTCAGATTGTGTAGAAAAACCATTTGGCTATTGTCATCTGTATACCTTTGTAGAATATTAATGCAGAAAGATATATTTTATGTTGTCTTTGATAAAGACTCTGTAGACAGCTACAATATAGCTGGTAAAAGATTTCTAGAAACATCTAAAGACCACTTTAGTAAAGTAGGAAATCTTCAGGAAGTGTTTTCTACAATATTTCTTGTTAAACAAGCTATTATTGATTTCTTGTTATTAGAAATGtactaaaaaacacaaactattaCCTTCTGTTCTGCTATTTGGCAGGTCATTTATATTATGAAGTAAATCATTGTTAACCACTAGGTGGCAAAAGTGTATTATACTCTTAACTAACAGATATGTAAAACATGTTTCCTGTGCACAGGAAATACAACTTGCATTAATGTATAATACCAACATATTGCGTATTTTACTGAATTTATTTGTCTTTCAGCATCAaggtaaatattttattgttatagaTGTAAGGTATTGACCCTTGTTATGTCACTGCAACAGAGAATTATAGGGAAAGGACTTTAGACTTTAAACATGAGTCATAGTTTATATTCCACTTTAACAAAGTGAGCATGGTGCAAATATGCCTTTCAAACTTCCGGGTAGGTCATTTGGATACAGATACATAGAGTAAAGGTAAGTAACTCTAAATATAAAATCTACTAGttggggggggacggggacgacACATCTTCTTGATATAATACATATGCATGTGTTTCTTCTCTATAAGATGCTAAGAGATATTAAGATATGCTCAACATGTCATTTAAGTAGAGACCTCTACTAAGAAACTGAAAGTAAAATTAGGGCCTGTTGAGAGATTTGACAGCAG
Coding sequences within it:
- the LOC121320107 gene encoding protein prune homolog 2-like gives rise to the protein MEKPFEAMNQQQSPLTGSCCEAPTLSVPKVQAPLPVRYGYPRINLPTLGIRYLGSLLEELTSLIRHATTALQNYSNSPSLVGDLKVFNDDHRYEGLVLVSTSFQEHYQQCQQVAVYSGNLELLNQICCELEEAQNSSMVLEPIECMLDQIQVYKQGNPSVDVEQIISLIKEFIDRRQPSIISNSRTSSTEAVAGSAPLSQGSSGITDMYSSDIEPQPMSVHFMENSQDLNESVQVYGEVNADLVSPDSGLATIRSNRSSKESSVFLSDDSPVAEVVSSYLNPVHGFPSFNPVCECETTQEQKPLSVSKNENYDMFSFDPLHNSNVPSVTSDADFSFANDFLIFQPLDIQAQTQLDDRVTQSQLEKDMPTLSADGEARLVEFYDGSVHQVANEDKIALEDQFSTEYAPAELISNPIGDNMDRKVPRTPMNSLVECSPLDDGLPAFFPEDVIEKISEMGNKDYALASFCQPKMWNDFEVDAKQTTSETEGIWNAHEQSPDLIMEYNRTSQVKSMCPDQPENIIKEYNSFLQGDTDMKQTVISPNSEDECLWHGPFSQTVLKSTDTLDQHAVESHNTVQYDNKTKEILDDIRQGKMLTQQDENTSPLDMWDNAVLNKKERTQLQDSSDETRLNLSGKGLENNGPEEIGIETSTATGSEIRNSSLNDLLCTTSNADLFPSMENVQSTAFRLEGDNWFNNQNVHYRQEKQDVACFIMDHNTLTDQPTSVNTQVITILYQGETESDVSRSDFSPLTPDMKNVTAVETHLAVTEKSSKGGPVISEEDREILSNNPVLCSDGVLESKPLFSEDIFPAAENTQSGYSEAWNSPVESPATVFEDTFSTTDVLDMQERKMDDNPAFLASQYTSIILDDKQKHPIEENLYSNNPFPQESHHAETYNWNTSLFSSDLWIPGMLGDIQLTPPEEEKIFKPEAPETSYDKANVELMKEGQQTPEISEKGLLPTKEESCETDMWSSLVEKDHQKISNSAIPESIPIWNTTIRDDTRSCDTSPGTDDSSESSEMWNALGQRGSLVNPLQVMQESMDMWNTTIQEDSQPSETTPEERGSSGNLELWGTSTENLFQTDVDYFESSEIGPAESICSANEDGDFNEELKNQMFGVEQNQTTIK